The Acidobacteriota bacterium genome contains the following window.
AGTTTGTTTAGTGTTTTGGTGCGGCTGTTTTAATTAGCCGCTCAGTTTTCAAGGCAGTGAGTTAAGCGGTTTACTTGGCTATTTTCAACTCCTTCTGAGTGGTTGAAAACAGGCGATCTGGGAAGAAAGGCTATTGTATTTCCAGCTATTTGTTAGCAATTCTAACGATTTTTTAGAAATTTACGTCAGTGGAGAAGACTTATGAGATTGGTTCAGATTTCTTTATTAATTTTGATTGCCGGCCTTGCAATAATTGGTCAAACCAATAGAGGCGGTATTAGCGGCACGGTAACGGATTCGAATGGAGCCGTGGTGCCGATGGCAAAAGTTACGATCAAAAATGTCGGAACTAATCAGTCGACGACTGTGGTTACATCGAGCAGCGGATCTTTTTCCGTCACCTCGCTTGAACCGGTCGAATACGACGTCATGGCCGAGGCGGCGAACTTTAAAAAAGCTGTCATTCAGAAGATCAAAGTCGATACCGCAACGGTCCAGACCGTAAATGTCGTGCTCGAGGTAGGTAATTTTTCTGAGACCGTTAATATCGAGGCAGAAGATGCTCTGATCAATACGGAATCCGGCACGACCTCAAAGACCATCTCCGAGGTTCAGCTTCGCGAATTGCCGCTTAATAACCGCAGCGTGCTCGATCTCGCCGTCACGGTCGCTAACGTCTCCGGCGACGCCGGCAGCGAAGATGCAGAAGTTACGTCCGGCCAACCGGTTCCCGGGTTTAACCTGAGTTTGAACGGCGGACGTCCAGGCGGCACATCGATCCTCGCGGATGGTGTTAATAATACCGGTGTCGGTATCGGCCGTGCTGTTGTCAGCTTCACGCCGGAAACGGTTCAGGAATTCACAGTTCAGACCTCGGCTTACTCGGCAGAATACGGCAACACGAGTGGCGGCGTCATCAATGCGACGACAAAGTCAGGTACCAATCGCTTCAACGGAACGGCACTCTTCTATCACCGCAATCCGGCGACGAACGCAAAGCCTTACCGCATCGGAACTACCCCGCGAACTCCAAACAATCTGAAATACAGCCAGAGATCGCTGACGGTCGGCGGACCGGTTTATCTTCCTGCCTTTGGGGAAGGCGGCCCGAAACTTTACGACGGCCACGATCGCACATTCTTCTTTTTTGCTTACGAACCGAGATGGCGTCAGGATTTTGTTACGGTCACAACGCTGCTTCGCTCACAGGCTGAAAGAAACGGTGACTTTCGCAACCTGACGAGAACGTCTGGAGGCTGGGTGCCGACGGCGATCGCCAATCAGTTCAACGTCGCATCGACAGGCCCATCGAATATTTACCAGCAGTTCACACTTGGAGCGAACGGAACATTGATTCCGATCACGCTCGGAACCGGGTTCCAATACTGCCAATTCGGCGATCCGCGTGCAACGCTCAACGCAGCGGGCCAGCCGCAGTGTTCGACCGCGACAAATGCGACCCCGAACCCTGCACTAAACGTTCTTCCGGCGGCGTTCATCGATCCAAAAGCTCCTCGGATCCTGGAATACATGCCGCTCGGCGGTGACTATTTTCTTGACGGCGGCCTGATCCGCAACTACGTTGTCAATCGTCAGGTCACTCAGAACGAAACCCGCTACACCCTAAAGCTGGATCATCAGCTCACCCGGTCTAACAAGCTTGGTTTTCGCTACTCAGTAACGCCGGCGATCGCCGTCCGCAACTTCGGTACAGATGTGAACGGAAGCACCGGCGTTTTCAGCGATGCGAAACAATTCCTGCTGACGGACGATCACATTTTCTCGCCGAGCGTGGTCAACAACCTTCGATTGAGCTACACGAAAGGCGTTTTCAGCGAAGATTTTTCGCCTGAATTTTCTATAAACGGCGGCCGTAACCTCGCTACTGAGCTTGGCCTGCCCAGCCTCACAAGCGGCGGCCTTCCGTTATTTCAGCTTAGCAGTGATTCCGGCACAAACTCGGCCTTTGCCGACGTCGGTTCATCCGGGTCGACCAACAACTTTAATAAAGAAGAGCGTTATAACGTCGACGAGATCGTTTACTGGAACCGCGGCAACCAGTCGTGGAAATTCGGTATCAACATGGGCCTTGCCAAGCTGAACGTGATCCCGTTTTTCGGAGCATCCGGTGGACGTTGGGAATTCCGTGTGCTTAACACGAGCAACAACCGTTCGACGACTGCTGCAAACGGCGGCGACCCGCTAGCGAGTTTGCTTCTTGGCGTGCCGAACGCGGTCCAGGTCCGCCCACTCTTGCTCGACTACAACTACTACTGGAAAAACGGGGCCGCCTTTGTCCAGAATGATTGGAAAGTTCGCCCAAATCTCACAGTCAACCTCGGTTTGAGATACTCGCTACAGACACCCCGCGGTGAGCGAAACAATCAGCAGGGTGCATTCCGCCCCGATCTCGCTCAAAGCGTTACGCTGACCGATGCTCAGCGAACGGCGATCATTACCGGTCTTGGAATCACCGCAACTTCGCCAAATTACGCAGCGATCGTGGCGCAGATCCCCACAACGGTTCAGATCCCCGTCTTTGCACTTGCTGGCTACAACGGGCGTTCTAAGTACCTCACCGACGTCGCGAAACGCAACTTCGAACCTCGGTTTGGATTTGCGTGGAGCCCTAAATTTTGGGAGTTTCTTTCAAAACGAAGCGCAGCAGTTCGCGGCGGCTACGGCATCTCGCATGCACCGCTGACCGGAAACAACCGTCTGCCGAATCCTGACTTTGGCGGATTCCAGGCAGTTTCCACGCTCGCGACCGGATCGACAGTTGGTGGAACGGCAAACCCGAGTCAGCCGGTCAGGCTCTCGGGCAACGCTCCGCTGGTCGGCGGCGGAAGCTTCCAGCAAGCTCTTGTCAATCAGTTCGCGTTCGATCCTGCAACGGGTATCATCGGCTTGAACAGCCTTGGCGTTCCCGGATTTGCAGTCGTTCAGGATGGTTCAGAGAAGGTACCTTATACACAGAACTGGAACCTGACGGTCTCCTTCGAGATCATGAAAAATACGTCTGTAGAGTTCGCCTATGTCGGCAACCGAGGCGTACACCTCTACATGCCGAACGTCAACATCAATCCGCGAAGCACCTCCTTTGTTGAACTGCTCGAGGGCAGTAACGTCGCTGCGGAAAACGCCTTCGCTGATCCTCTGGGACGCCGAAATGCTCTCGGCGCCGTTCTGGCCATCCAGCGTAACAGCATAAACTCGACCTATTTCGGATTCAATACTTTGAATCAGTATTTTAACCCGTCGGCAACGAGTATCTATCACGGTGCTTACGTTGAAGTTCGCCGCCGCTTCTCGGGCGGCCTGAGCTTCTCGTCGAACTATACGTTTGGCAAGTCGATCGATGATGCTTCGGATTCGTCGCCTGACGTTCGAGTTCTAACGAGTGGAACGACACTGGGCCAGAGCTACTACGGTGCTCCGCGCAGCGGCGACCGTGCGGTTTCGGCTTTTGATCTGAGACACAATTTTAACAATACTTTCGTCTGGGATCTGCCGTTCGGAGCAAGGCGCGCATTCTTTAATAAACTCCCCGGCGCGGTCGATGCGATCGTTGGTGGCTGGTCGATGTCCGGTATCTTCCGTCTCCAGGGCGGACAGCCGTTTACGCCGTTCATTACCGATACTAACCGCCTCGGCGGCGTCAACCGCTCGGTTCGTATGAACATCGTTCCAGGCGTTTCCCTCAAGAATCCGCTCTACGATAAGTCGTGTTCCGTTGGAGGCGGCTGCGAACCGTGGGTAAATCCGGCAGCGTTCACGCGTCCGGATAAGGGTTCGCTTGGCAACTCAGGACGTACGCTCAACATTCGCGGACCGATCCAGCAGTACTTTGACCTCTCGCTGCAGAAGACGTTTACGCTTGGATTCCTCGGCGGTGAAGGCCGACGCAAACTTAACTTCCGCGTCGATCTGCTCAACGCTCTGAATCACCCTGTTTTCCGTCTCAACAATACCGGAAATACGCCATTCGGATTCGGCACCTTGCCGGTTGAGACGCCGGTAACGTTGGCTGAATATAACAACTGGGCAGCTTTCAACGGCTTACCAGCTGCAACCGGGGCGACAGATCCAAATCTGCTAGCCGTTCAGAACCTTACGATCAGCAACCGGCTCCCGTCGGGTGCGATCCCGCTGAACTTCTACAGTATTCCTGTTCCCGAGGGATTTGCGACACGCAATCCGAATTCGTTCGACATTAGGACTCTGACCGGTCTCAAACATTACCGGCTGCGTGGGACCTATGATGCGAATTTCGGAACTCTGTTCGCGGTAAACAATCCGCGTTACGTTCAGTTCGGACTTCGCCTTTTCTTCTAAACGGAAGGGGAGCATAGTTTTCTAATACATCGGTCCCGCCCGACGTCGCCATCTGTCGGCGGCGGGCGGGATCGGTGGTTTTTATATCTCGCTTTTGTAAGGAATTGCCATGAGAACTATTGTTTTATCGCTTTTTGTTCTTCTACTTTCTTCATTTGTCGTTTCAGCCCAAACCGCCGAGCTGCCGCGTGACTGGGTCGATAAGGACACAGGGCACCGTATCGTCAGGCTCTCAGAAGAGCCGGGAAGCCAATCGTATTATTTTCACCAGAACGCTTATTCCGGTAATAAGCTGGTTTTCGACACGCGTAGCGGGATCTCTACCTATAATTTCAAGACCAAACAGATCGAGAAGATCGTTGACGGCCGCGGCTCGGGCACGGTAGTCGGGCGGAAGACCGGCAAGGTCTTTTATTTCAAGGGCGATACACTCTTCGAGACCGATATCAACACGAAAGCGACCCGCGAGATCGTAAAGAACGCAAAGCTTCGAACCGGTTCCGGATTTGGATTGAATGCCGATGAAGCTTTGCTCGCGGGCAGCATGGTTGTCGGCGAATTGCCGCAAGAATTTCGCCCGCAGCCCGCTCCGACCGCGACTCCGACGCCGATACCCGGAGCACCCGCCGGCCAGGTCCCGGCCCGCGACAGCTATCCTGGCAAGGGCGATATGATGGAACGGCGGCTCGCGGCAAAGGTCCCGATGTCGCTCTACACGATCAATATCAAGTCGGGCGAAGTTAAGATGTTTCATCCGGCGACGGACTGGCTCAATCATGTCCAGATGTCGCCGACCGACCCCGGCCTCATCATGTTTTGCCACGAGGGCCCGTGGCACAAGGTCGACCGCATCTGGACGATCCGCACCGACGGCAGTGATCTCAAGAAAATTCACACCCGCACAATGGATATGGAGATAGCCGGCCACGAGTTCTTTGGCCAGGACGGCAAGCACATCTATTACGACCTGCAAACACCCAAAGGCCAGGTTTTCTGGCTTGCCGAATACGACATCAAAACTGGCAAGATGCAGAAATTCGGGATGGAGAAGAAAGAGTGGTCGGTGCACTTCGGCGTCTCGCCCGACGGTAAGACCTTCCTCGGCGACGGCGGCGGCCCGAACAGCGTTGCTAAGGGCGACTACGGCCAGTGGATATATCTCTTCAAACCCGAAGGCGGTAAATTCAAGAGCGAACGGCTCGTGAATCTTGCGAAACACGATTACTCACTCGAACCGAATGCCACCTTCACACCGGACGGGA
Protein-coding sequences here:
- a CDS encoding PD40 domain-containing protein, with product MRTIVLSLFVLLLSSFVVSAQTAELPRDWVDKDTGHRIVRLSEEPGSQSYYFHQNAYSGNKLVFDTRSGISTYNFKTKQIEKIVDGRGSGTVVGRKTGKVFYFKGDTLFETDINTKATREIVKNAKLRTGSGFGLNADEALLAGSMVVGELPQEFRPQPAPTATPTPIPGAPAGQVPARDSYPGKGDMMERRLAAKVPMSLYTINIKSGEVKMFHPATDWLNHVQMSPTDPGLIMFCHEGPWHKVDRIWTIRTDGSDLKKIHTRTMDMEIAGHEFFGQDGKHIYYDLQTPKGQVFWLAEYDIKTGKMQKFGMEKKEWSVHFGVSPDGKTFLGDGGGPNSVAKGDYGQWIYLFKPEGGKFKSERLVNLAKHDYSLEPNATFTPDGKWIVFRSNMLGPTHIYAVEIAKGK
- a CDS encoding TonB-dependent receptor, with amino-acid sequence MRLVQISLLILIAGLAIIGQTNRGGISGTVTDSNGAVVPMAKVTIKNVGTNQSTTVVTSSSGSFSVTSLEPVEYDVMAEAANFKKAVIQKIKVDTATVQTVNVVLEVGNFSETVNIEAEDALINTESGTTSKTISEVQLRELPLNNRSVLDLAVTVANVSGDAGSEDAEVTSGQPVPGFNLSLNGGRPGGTSILADGVNNTGVGIGRAVVSFTPETVQEFTVQTSAYSAEYGNTSGGVINATTKSGTNRFNGTALFYHRNPATNAKPYRIGTTPRTPNNLKYSQRSLTVGGPVYLPAFGEGGPKLYDGHDRTFFFFAYEPRWRQDFVTVTTLLRSQAERNGDFRNLTRTSGGWVPTAIANQFNVASTGPSNIYQQFTLGANGTLIPITLGTGFQYCQFGDPRATLNAAGQPQCSTATNATPNPALNVLPAAFIDPKAPRILEYMPLGGDYFLDGGLIRNYVVNRQVTQNETRYTLKLDHQLTRSNKLGFRYSVTPAIAVRNFGTDVNGSTGVFSDAKQFLLTDDHIFSPSVVNNLRLSYTKGVFSEDFSPEFSINGGRNLATELGLPSLTSGGLPLFQLSSDSGTNSAFADVGSSGSTNNFNKEERYNVDEIVYWNRGNQSWKFGINMGLAKLNVIPFFGASGGRWEFRVLNTSNNRSTTAANGGDPLASLLLGVPNAVQVRPLLLDYNYYWKNGAAFVQNDWKVRPNLTVNLGLRYSLQTPRGERNNQQGAFRPDLAQSVTLTDAQRTAIITGLGITATSPNYAAIVAQIPTTVQIPVFALAGYNGRSKYLTDVAKRNFEPRFGFAWSPKFWEFLSKRSAAVRGGYGISHAPLTGNNRLPNPDFGGFQAVSTLATGSTVGGTANPSQPVRLSGNAPLVGGGSFQQALVNQFAFDPATGIIGLNSLGVPGFAVVQDGSEKVPYTQNWNLTVSFEIMKNTSVEFAYVGNRGVHLYMPNVNINPRSTSFVELLEGSNVAAENAFADPLGRRNALGAVLAIQRNSINSTYFGFNTLNQYFNPSATSIYHGAYVEVRRRFSGGLSFSSNYTFGKSIDDASDSSPDVRVLTSGTTLGQSYYGAPRSGDRAVSAFDLRHNFNNTFVWDLPFGARRAFFNKLPGAVDAIVGGWSMSGIFRLQGGQPFTPFITDTNRLGGVNRSVRMNIVPGVSLKNPLYDKSCSVGGGCEPWVNPAAFTRPDKGSLGNSGRTLNIRGPIQQYFDLSLQKTFTLGFLGGEGRRKLNFRVDLLNALNHPVFRLNNTGNTPFGFGTLPVETPVTLAEYNNWAAFNGLPAATGATDPNLLAVQNLTISNRLPSGAIPLNFYSIPVPEGFATRNPNSFDIRTLTGLKHYRLRGTYDANFGTLFAVNNPRYVQFGLRLFF